Genomic segment of Desulfuromonadaceae bacterium:
TTCGTCCATGAAGTATGCACTCTTCTTCATGGCAGAATACGCCAACATGATCGTCATCTCCGCGATTGCTGCGACGCTCTTTCTTGGCGGCTGGTCCGGTCCGACCCCTTTTGGCGCGGTTAACCTGCTCGGCAAGGTTTTTGCCTTCATGTTTTTCTTTATCTGGTTACGCGCAACATTTCCGCGGGTACGTTACGACCAGTTGATGTATCTCGGCTGGAAGATCGCCCTGCCGCTGGCGCTGGCCAATATTGTTATCACCGGATTCGTGGTGGTGCTGGTCAACTGAACCGGTAACGATTAACCGATAGACGTCATAAAGAGGATTCGCTCATGTTCAAAGAATTCATTCAAGGTCTGAGCATTACGTTCAAACATCTGCTGCCGGGACATTCAACGACCGTACAATATCCCGATGAGCGGCTCACGCCCTCACCACGTTTTCGCGGGCTGCATCGACTGGTGCCGACACAGGATCGGGAGAAATGTGTTGCTTGCTACCTTTGTCCGACAGTTTGTCCGGCCAAGTGCATCACCGTCGAAGCGGCCGAGAACGAAAAGGGTGAAAAGTATCCGCAGGTGTATGAGATTGATTTGCTGCGCTGTATTTTCTGTGGCTATTGCGTCGAAGCCTGTCCGGTTGAGGCGCTGGAAATGACAGCAGAGTATGAACTCGCCAATTTCCGCCGCGAAGATTTCAAGTTCAACAAAAAGCGCCTTCTTAAGTAAGCGTATAGGAGTTCATACCCATGGAATTACTCGAATTGCTCTTTTTCTATCTGGTTGCCTTCGTGGCGGTCCTGTCCGGGGTGCTTGTCGTCAGTTGCAAGAGTCCGGTACATAGTGCGCTTGCCTTGGTCAATACGTTTTTTTGCCTGGCGGTCTTTTATGTCATGCTCTCCGCACCATTTATGGCGGCGATTCAGGTCATGGTTTACGCCGGGGCGATTATGGTGCTGATTATCTTTGTCATTATGCTCCTGAATCTGGGCGCTGACGCCCACCGCAAGTATACCCATGGCGTGGTCTGGGGAGCGATTTGTGGCATATTGACCCTGCTTGTCACCGGTTTTTTTGTCAAACGTGGCAGCATCACCGGGATGCAGGGGAACGTCACAACGGAGCTGATTCAGGATTTCGGCCACACTGAGCTGATCGGCAAGGCACTCTTTACCGATTTCCTCCTGCCGTTTGAGATCACATCAATCTTGTTGCTGGTGGCGATTGTCGGTGCCGTGATACTGGCTAAAAAAGAAGTCTGAATAAAAGAAAACGGACAGGAGACCGATAATGATTACCGTATACCACTACATGGCTGTGAGCGCGATTCTCTTCTCGCTGGGAACCTTCGGTGTTCTCACCAGAAAGAATGCCATCGTGATTTTCATGTGTATCGAACTTATGCTTAATTCGGTGAATCTTACATTTATTGCGTTGTCACGACATCTCGGCAGTATGGACGGTCAGGTTTTTGTGTTCTTCATCATGACGGTTGCCGCCGCTGAAGCGGCTGTCGGTTTGGCATTGATGATATCCTTCTACCGTAATCGGGAATCGATCGACGTTGAGGATATGAACCTGCTTAAATGGTAACGGCGATCAGATTGATCGAGCGGTTTAATCTAATTCGGATAGAGGAGACATAGATGTACGACAAGTTGTGGCTTATTCCGTTCTTCCCGCTGGTGGGGTTCATTTTTAATGGACTTTTCGGCAAGAAGATCAAGAACGAGAAGGTGATCGGCGGGATCTCCACCGTGGCCATCGCACTCTCCTTCGTAGTTTCCTGCAAATATTTTTTCCAACTTCTCGGCGATTCCGGGAAAGTGCATGAAATTGCCCTGTTCGGCCCCTTGGGGAGTGGAACTTGGATAAATGTCGGTCAGCTGAGCATCGACTGGGGGTTCCTTCTTGATCCTCTGTCCGCGCTGATGATCATGGTCGTTACCGGGGTGGGTTCGTTGATTCACCTCTATTCTATCGGGTACATGCACGGTGAAGAGGGATTCTATCGCTTTTTCTCTTACCTGAATCTTTTTTGTTTCTCAATGCTTATGCTCGTCTTGGGTAACAATGCGCTGGTTATGTTTATCGGCTGGGAAGGTGTGGGGCTTTGCTCCTACCTGCTGATTGGTTACTACTTTGAGAAGAAGAGCGCTAGCGATGCCGCCAAGAAAGCTTTTGTTGTCAACAGGATTGGCGATTTTGGATTTCTTCTTGGTCTTTTCCTGCTCTTCTGGACTCTCGGAAGCAAGGGCGTCTGGACAATTCAATTTACTGAAATTGCTGCAAACGCTCATTTGCTTGAATCGGGCGGCGTAATTGTAACGATCATTACATTGTGCTTTTTCCTGGGTGCTTGCGGTAAATCAGCACAAATCCCTTTATATACCTGGTTGCCCGATGCGATGGAAGGTCCGACACCGGTTTCGGCCCTCATCCATGCCGCAACAATGGTTACAGCGGGTGTGTACATGATCGGGCGGATGTGTGGACTCTTTGCGATGGCACCGACGACAATGATGGTCGTTGCCACCGTTGGTGCAGCGACTGCACTTTTTGCGGCGACCATCGGTTTGGCACAAAATGACATCAAGCGGGTCCTGGCTTATTCGACCGTATCCCAGCTTGGATATATGTTTTTGGCGATGGGTGTCGGTGCATTCAGCGCCGGTATCTTCCACCTGATGACTCATGCATTTTTTAAAGCTTGTCTCTTCCTCGGCTCCGGCTCAGTTATTCATGGAATGCATCATGGTTATCATCATGCGCACCTGCATGATGATCCGCAGGATATGCGCAACATGGGTGGTCTGCGCAAGAAGATGCCAATCACTTTCATTACCTTTCTTGTCTCAACGATTGCAATTTCAGGCATTCCGTTTTTTTCCGGATTCTTTTCCAAGGATGAAATTCTCTGGTGGGCATTCGGCTCCAATCGCGGACATTGGTCGCTTTGGCTGCTTGGTGCAATCGCCGCTGGTATGACCGCTTTCTACATGTTCCGCTTGGTGTTTATGACCTTTTTCGGTGAGCAGCGTACTGACGCTCGCGCCAAAGATCATATCCCCGAGTCGCCGCTGACCATCACTCTTCCGTTGATGATCTTAGGACTCCTCGCGGTGATTGGTGGTTATGTTGGTGTTCCAGCGATTCTTGGTGGTGCCAATCATATTCATCACTACTTTGAGCCGGTCTTTGGCGAAGCCATTAAGCTTAACAACATCACTGCGCATGGAACACACGCCACCGAGTACGCGTTAATGGCAATTTCAGTCGGTATCGCGGTCTTCGGGATTTTCCTTGCCTGGACAATGTATATTAAAAACCCGGCGCTCCCCGGCCAGTTTGTTGCGAAGTTTACAGGGATCCATCGGGTGATCTTCAATAAATGGTACGTCGATGAAATTTACGACGCATTGTTTGTCAATCCGATCAAGCGGCTTGGCACCTTTCTCTGGAAAGGGATTGATGTGCGGGTTGTTGACGGAATCGTGAACGGTGTTGGCAAACTGGTTAACGTCAGTTCGATGTTGCTGCGCTATACGCAGTCCGGTTATGTTCACAACTATGCCTTCATGATGGTTGTCGGCATGTTGTTCATCGTTGGGTTCTACATCCTCCGCTGAGAATACTGCACTAGTTTGATATAAGGAGCGATTTACAATGACTGAACATCTTCTGAGCTTGCTGACCTTCCTTCCGCTGGTGGGTATGATTGTCGTACTTTTCCTTCCCCGCGACAACGGTCCGCTGCTGAAGGGCTGCACGCTGGTCGTGACGCTCATCGTTTTTCTGGCCAGTTTGCCGCTGGCTTTCAATGACATTTTCAAGACATCTGCCGAGATGCAGTACGTTGAATTCGTCAACTGGATCAATATCGGCGATTTTTTCCGGATGAACTATTTTGTCGGTATCGATGGTATCAGTTTGTGGCTGGTGATGCTGACGACGTTTATTATGCCGATTACGGTTCTTTCGACATGGAATGCGGTTGAGAATAACATCAAGGGCTTCATGGCCTTGATGTTATTGCTGGAAACTGCATTGCTCGGTGCGTTTATCGCTCTTGATCTCTTCCTGTTTTACATTTTTTGGGAATTGATGCTGATTCCTATGTACTTCATGATCGGCATATGGGGGGGTAAAAACCGTATTTATGCCGCCATCAAGTTCTTTATTTACACCGCGGTTGGCTCGTTGTTGATGTTGGTCGCGATTATGTACATTTACTACTACGCGGTTCAGTCGGGAATCAATATCGACGGTTTCAGCATCCTTGACTTCTACAATATGTCGATGGAGCCGGAACTCCAGACATTACTCTTTCTCGCTTTTGGCCTCAGTTTCGCGATCAAGGTGCCGATGTTCCCGGTTCATACCTGGTTGGCCGATGCCCATACCGAAGCACCAACTGCCGGTTCAGTCATATTGGCCGCAATTATGTTGAAGATGGGAACCTACGGTTATGTTCGTTTTGCGATCCCGCTTTTCCCCGAGGCCACTCAGCAGTTCCTGCCATACTTGGCGCTATTGGCTGTTATTGGTATCATTTATGGCGCATTGGTAGCGATGATGCAGGAAGACGTTAAAAAGCTCGTTGCGTACTCTTCCGTTTCTCACTTGGGCTTCGTCATGCTCGGAATCTTTGCCCTGAATATCCAGGGCCTGGCCGGTGGCATGTTACAGATGATCAATCATGGTATTTCAACCGGTGCGCTTTTCCTTATTGTTGGATTTATTTATGAGCGCCGCCACACTCGCGCGATTGCTGACTTTGGTGGCCTCGCGAAAGTGATGCCGGTTTTTGCGACAGTTTTTATGATTATCACTCTTTCGTCGATTGGTGTTCCTGGCACTAACGGTTTTGTCGGGGAGTTTCTGATTCTTATCGGTGCCTTTGCAAGTGAATTGCGCTGGTTCGCCGTTATCGCCACGACCGGGGTAATCTTTGCAGCTGTTTACATGCTCTGGATGTTCCAGCGAGTTATATTCGGCAAGGTCACCAACCCGGCGAACGAGAAGCTTGCCGACCTTTCAGTGCGCGAGATGGTGCTGATGCTGCCGTTGCTCCTGTTTGTGTTTTGGATTGGCATTTATCCGAATGTCTTTCTCGAGAAGATGAACCCATCGCTCGAAAATCTGATTAATCAGGTCAAGAGCAAGCAGCATGTCGCGGTTGTTGAAGTTGAACAACCGAACCTGCTGACGCTGAATAAGTAAAGATCTTATATATCTGGCTTCTGGAGGAGCATTCATGGACACTTCGTTGGTGCAACAAGCCATAGACAATGTAAATTTTGCGGCAATTATGCCTGCGTTGATCTTGTGCGTGGTCGGTATGGTCGCACTTTTGATCGGTGTTTTTTCAAAACGCGGAAGAACGTTCCACATCTCACTGATCTGCCTTTTCGGTTTAGTGGCAGCGGGCGTAGCGACGGCAAGTGGCTGGAATCAGCCATATCAATTCGGGTTTAGCGGCCATGTGGCGCTGGATAATTTTGCCCGCTTCTTCAATATGACCTTTATATTCGGGTCGATATTGACGATTTTGATGTCAGATGACTACTTGAAGCGTGAAGGTTATCCGATCGCGGAATATTATCCGCTGATCCTTTTCACCACCGCAGGTGCCATGTTGATGGCCTCGGGCACCGACATGATGACAATTTTTCTCGGTCTCGAAGTCCTCTCGATATCTCTTTATGTATTGTCAGGTCTCTTTCGCGGACAGGTTCGTTCCAACGAGGCTGGCCTTAAATATTTCCTGCTAGGATCATTTTCGACCGGTTTCCTCCTCTACGGGATTGCCCTGATCTACGGTGTCTCCGGGACCACGAACTTGACTGATATTGGCAACTACTTTGTTTACCATCCGGCGCTTCTTACCGACCCGATGACAATTGCGGGAATGTTGTTGCTGAGTGTTGGCCTCCTCTTCAAGATTGCTGTGGCACCATTTCACATGTGGGCGCCGGATGTTTATCAAGGGGCTCCGACGCCGATTACCGCATTCATGAGCGCCGGACCCAAGGCTGCCGCATTTGCTGCGTTTCTACGTATTCTGCTTCTGGCACTTGGTGGCCTTGAAAATGAATGGACGTCGTTGCTGTGGGTTCTTGCCGTGGCCACGATGACGATCGGGAACGTGATCGCAATCAGCCAGACCGACATAAAACGGATGCTTGCCTACTCATCGATTGCTCACGCTGGATACGCGCTGGTCGGAATTGTCGCTGCAAATGCGATAGGTATCTCGGGTATTATGTTCTACATGCTCGCCTATACCTTTATGAACATTGGTGCTTTTGCCGTTCTCACGTTAGCGGGCAAAAAAGGCGAAAACAATCTGACGCTTGACGGTTTTGCCGGATTTGGTTTCAAGCAACCGTTTCTCGGTGTCGCAATGGCAATTTTCTTGTTTTCGCTGATGGGGATTCCGCCGACGGCCGGTTTTGTTGGTAAATTTTACATTTTCTCCGGTGCGGTCGAGGCAGGATATATTTGGCTGGCGGTGATTGGAGTCCTGAACTCCGCAGTTTCTCTTTACTACTACCTCCGGGTGCTGGTTTATATGTATTTCCGCGATCCCAATGAAGAATTTGAATGGGTTGCGCTTAAAACTGGCGCGCTCATTTCAATTATTCTGGCGATTGTCGGGGTTTTGTATCTGGGGATCCTGCCGGGTGGTGTGATGGAAATGGCAAAGCTCGGTCTTTTCTGACTTGTTTGTAATGCATGTAAAAAGCCCCGGTTCTTCCGGGGCTTTTTACGTTGTGGAGAAAATGCCTGACAGTCATGTTCAAATTGACTAAGATGTGCCTATGAATATCCCGCGCAGATATGAATCGTTGCAAGATTTTATTGCACTCCTTGAACAGCATGGGGAGCTGCACCGGGTCAGGACGATGGTCAGCGCAGATCAGGAAATCGCGGCACTTACTGATCGGGTCGCCAAGCGCAAGGGGGGTGGCCCCGGCCTGCTTTTCGAACAGGTTGATAAATATAACTGGCCCAGCGCAACGAACCTTTACGGCTCTTTGCAGCGTTGTGCCTGGGCTGCTGGTGTTGAGCGACTTGCAGCGCTGAGTCAACGGCTTGAAATCGATTTACGCGGCAGTGCCGGAAAGACAGCAGCACAACGTTTGGAGCGCCTGGTCAATGTTCCCGGATTTCAGCCAGTAATAGCCAAGGCGCCGACATGTCGCGAAGCCGTTGCTGCGCATATCGACCTGACAACGATCCCGCTGTTGCGCAACTTCCCGGATGATGGCGGAAGTTATCTGACTTTGGCTCAGGTTTTTACCGATAATCCGGTTACCCGACGTAACAACTGCGGTATCTACCGTGTCCAGCTGGTTGATCCCACCCATCTTGCGATACACTGGCATGACGGTTCTGATGGCGCGAACAATTTCCGCGCTTATTCAGACAGCGGCAAAAAGATGCCGATTGCAATCGCACTGGGTGGAGATCCGGCGCTCCTTTTCAGCGCCGCGATGAAACTTCCTGAGACCGTCGATGAAGTGGCTTTTGCAAGTTACCTGCGTGCGGCACCGCTGGGGATGACACCATGTTTATCCCATCAGCTCCGCGTTCCGGCATCCGCAGAAGTTGTGCTGGAAGGTGAGGTCGTAACGGGCGAAGGTTTTATTGAAGGCCCCTATGGCAATCACACCGGCAACTACCAACCGGAGCACCGGTGTCCGCTGATCCACATTACCCACCTGAGTCATCGTCACCGACCGATTATCCCGGCCACCATTATCGGTCGTCCGCCAACCGAAAACTGTTATCTTGGCAAAGTGATTGAGCGGTTGATTCTCCCTCTGCTGAAAATTGATCATCCCGCACTGCATGACCTCTGTATGCCGCTCGAAGCGATTTTCCATGGTTGTGCCTTGGTATCGATCAATGCATCCTCCTCTGTTTCGGTGCAGTCTCTGGCTCGTGATATCCTTGACGGACCCTGGTTACGTGGCGTGCGGTTACTGGTTGTGTTCGATCAGGAAGTGAAAGTCCATGATCTGTCGATGTGTTTCTGGCAGGCAATCAACCACCTGGATATCAATGACGATAATGAAAAAATCGGCGCTGCACGTATCTTTGATGCGACGCGTAAAGCGACCGACGGTGCGCCCTGCAAACGTTCGCCAGCCATTGAACAACTGGTGACACGACGCCTTGAAGAATATGGTTTGCGCGAGACAATGGAGTGAAAATCTTGCTTCTTCCGCTGTCTCCCGCTATCATATCGCCTCATTAACGAGCTTGTGAAGGGTGACGCTGTGAGTCTGTCTGTTGTTATTGAAAAAATTGTAATTTTGCTGGAAATGATCAAGTTTTCCCATACCGTTTTCGCCTTTCCTTTTGCGCTGATGGGTGTGGTTCTGGCTTCGCTGGCGAGCGCGACAACGCCGACAATTATGCAGATTGTCTGGATTTGTCTGGCGATGATTGGCGCGCGCAGTGCGGCGATGGCGCTTAATCGCATACTTGATGCCAGGATCGATGCGGAGAACCCGCGTACTTCCGGGCGTCATATTCCGGCAGGGAA
This window contains:
- a CDS encoding NADH-quinone oxidoreductase subunit I, which produces MFKEFIQGLSITFKHLLPGHSTTVQYPDERLTPSPRFRGLHRLVPTQDREKCVACYLCPTVCPAKCITVEAAENEKGEKYPQVYEIDLLRCIFCGYCVEACPVEALEMTAEYELANFRREDFKFNKKRLLK
- a CDS encoding NADH-quinone oxidoreductase subunit J, which encodes MELLELLFFYLVAFVAVLSGVLVVSCKSPVHSALALVNTFFCLAVFYVMLSAPFMAAIQVMVYAGAIMVLIIFVIMLLNLGADAHRKYTHGVVWGAICGILTLLVTGFFVKRGSITGMQGNVTTELIQDFGHTELIGKALFTDFLLPFEITSILLLVAIVGAVILAKKEV
- the nuoK gene encoding NADH-quinone oxidoreductase subunit NuoK, translating into MITVYHYMAVSAILFSLGTFGVLTRKNAIVIFMCIELMLNSVNLTFIALSRHLGSMDGQVFVFFIMTVAAAEAAVGLALMISFYRNRESIDVEDMNLLKW
- the nuoL gene encoding NADH-quinone oxidoreductase subunit L — encoded protein: MYDKLWLIPFFPLVGFIFNGLFGKKIKNEKVIGGISTVAIALSFVVSCKYFFQLLGDSGKVHEIALFGPLGSGTWINVGQLSIDWGFLLDPLSALMIMVVTGVGSLIHLYSIGYMHGEEGFYRFFSYLNLFCFSMLMLVLGNNALVMFIGWEGVGLCSYLLIGYYFEKKSASDAAKKAFVVNRIGDFGFLLGLFLLFWTLGSKGVWTIQFTEIAANAHLLESGGVIVTIITLCFFLGACGKSAQIPLYTWLPDAMEGPTPVSALIHAATMVTAGVYMIGRMCGLFAMAPTTMMVVATVGAATALFAATIGLAQNDIKRVLAYSTVSQLGYMFLAMGVGAFSAGIFHLMTHAFFKACLFLGSGSVIHGMHHGYHHAHLHDDPQDMRNMGGLRKKMPITFITFLVSTIAISGIPFFSGFFSKDEILWWAFGSNRGHWSLWLLGAIAAGMTAFYMFRLVFMTFFGEQRTDARAKDHIPESPLTITLPLMILGLLAVIGGYVGVPAILGGANHIHHYFEPVFGEAIKLNNITAHGTHATEYALMAISVGIAVFGIFLAWTMYIKNPALPGQFVAKFTGIHRVIFNKWYVDEIYDALFVNPIKRLGTFLWKGIDVRVVDGIVNGVGKLVNVSSMLLRYTQSGYVHNYAFMMVVGMLFIVGFYILR
- a CDS encoding NADH-quinone oxidoreductase subunit M, translating into MTEHLLSLLTFLPLVGMIVVLFLPRDNGPLLKGCTLVVTLIVFLASLPLAFNDIFKTSAEMQYVEFVNWINIGDFFRMNYFVGIDGISLWLVMLTTFIMPITVLSTWNAVENNIKGFMALMLLLETALLGAFIALDLFLFYIFWELMLIPMYFMIGIWGGKNRIYAAIKFFIYTAVGSLLMLVAIMYIYYYAVQSGINIDGFSILDFYNMSMEPELQTLLFLAFGLSFAIKVPMFPVHTWLADAHTEAPTAGSVILAAIMLKMGTYGYVRFAIPLFPEATQQFLPYLALLAVIGIIYGALVAMMQEDVKKLVAYSSVSHLGFVMLGIFALNIQGLAGGMLQMINHGISTGALFLIVGFIYERRHTRAIADFGGLAKVMPVFATVFMIITLSSIGVPGTNGFVGEFLILIGAFASELRWFAVIATTGVIFAAVYMLWMFQRVIFGKVTNPANEKLADLSVREMVLMLPLLLFVFWIGIYPNVFLEKMNPSLENLINQVKSKQHVAVVEVEQPNLLTLNK
- a CDS encoding NADH-quinone oxidoreductase subunit N, which produces MDTSLVQQAIDNVNFAAIMPALILCVVGMVALLIGVFSKRGRTFHISLICLFGLVAAGVATASGWNQPYQFGFSGHVALDNFARFFNMTFIFGSILTILMSDDYLKREGYPIAEYYPLILFTTAGAMLMASGTDMMTIFLGLEVLSISLYVLSGLFRGQVRSNEAGLKYFLLGSFSTGFLLYGIALIYGVSGTTNLTDIGNYFVYHPALLTDPMTIAGMLLLSVGLLFKIAVAPFHMWAPDVYQGAPTPITAFMSAGPKAAAFAAFLRILLLALGGLENEWTSLLWVLAVATMTIGNVIAISQTDIKRMLAYSSIAHAGYALVGIVAANAIGISGIMFYMLAYTFMNIGAFAVLTLAGKKGENNLTLDGFAGFGFKQPFLGVAMAIFLFSLMGIPPTAGFVGKFYIFSGAVEAGYIWLAVIGVLNSAVSLYYYLRVLVYMYFRDPNEEFEWVALKTGALISIILAIVGVLYLGILPGGVMEMAKLGLF
- a CDS encoding UbiD family decarboxylase, giving the protein MNIPRRYESLQDFIALLEQHGELHRVRTMVSADQEIAALTDRVAKRKGGGPGLLFEQVDKYNWPSATNLYGSLQRCAWAAGVERLAALSQRLEIDLRGSAGKTAAQRLERLVNVPGFQPVIAKAPTCREAVAAHIDLTTIPLLRNFPDDGGSYLTLAQVFTDNPVTRRNNCGIYRVQLVDPTHLAIHWHDGSDGANNFRAYSDSGKKMPIAIALGGDPALLFSAAMKLPETVDEVAFASYLRAAPLGMTPCLSHQLRVPASAEVVLEGEVVTGEGFIEGPYGNHTGNYQPEHRCPLIHITHLSHRHRPIIPATIIGRPPTENCYLGKVIERLILPLLKIDHPALHDLCMPLEAIFHGCALVSINASSSVSVQSLARDILDGPWLRGVRLLVVFDQEVKVHDLSMCFWQAINHLDINDDNEKIGAARIFDATRKATDGAPCKRSPAIEQLVTRRLEEYGLRETME